In Haliotis asinina isolate JCU_RB_2024 chromosome 16, JCU_Hal_asi_v2, whole genome shotgun sequence, the following are encoded in one genomic region:
- the LOC137268289 gene encoding sodium- and chloride-dependent glycine transporter 2-like — protein sequence MANTKGSYDLWGKSGDDTLKREVSTRSADAYLSHNDERNQTTSDQEERGQWGNKAEFVLSCIGLSVGLGNVWRFPYLAYKNGGAAFLIAYLILQLLIGKPMYFMELVMGQFSGKGPTGVWEMNPSAKGIGIAMVIISLDVAIYYNVIMAYTLYYFFSSMQAVLPWTKCKEEWIELGCVEQRRKAPPFCTENATFNELLSECACTKNETIDNFLTVNCTNLTYTGLPKSSAEFFFNEEVIQKSAGLEPENMGAPLWKLSLCLLLSWIVVVLCLIKGVKSSGKVVYFTATFPYIVLLILLVRGALLDGAIDGVRFFIIPEWSKLLDIEVWVAAAGQMFFSLSVSFGGILMFGSYNKFRNNVYGDALLISVMDLVTSVIAGFVIFTTFGGMAKTIGANVTDVAEAGYGLAFVAYPEALSNFPLPQLWSVIFFFMLFTLGLDSEFGLMETVLTCIQDEFPHLRKYKSWLCVGLGVGCYFLALPCVCPGGDYVVTLMNDFGADFAVLVVACFECIAVMWVYGVMRFMKDIEYMLGSKPHVWPYWVFCWAISSPILIGAMFIYRMVKFKPPSYPNDMAFPVFAQIIGWVLAAVVIIPIPGWFLYILLKTPGSMTERLRKIFSPTPEWGPADGGENYRVRPQDYPMKGTVNPAFTQ from the exons GAGGTGAGCACACGATCAGCAGACGCCTATCTCAGTCACAACGATGAACGGAACCAGACGACGTCTGACCAGGAGGAGAGGGGTCAGTGGGGTAACAAGGCTGAGTTTGTCCTGTCCTGTATCGGTCTTTCCGTGGGGCTGGGCAACGTGTGGAGGTTCCCCTACCTGGCTTACAAAAATGGAGGAG CCGCATTCCTGATCGCCTACCTGATCCTGCAACTGTTGATAGGGAAGCCTATGTACTTCATGGAACTTGTGATGGGGCAGTTCTCCGGGAAAGGACCAACAGGTGTCTGGGAGATGAACCCCAGTGCCAAGG GTATTGGTATCGCTATGGTCATCATCTCCCTCGACGTCGCTATCTACTACAACGTCATCATGGCCTACACACTCTACTACTTCTTCTCCTCTATGCAAGCCGTGTTGCCGTGGACGAAGTGTAAAGAG GAATGGATCGAACTGGGGTGTGTAGAACAGAGAAGAAAGGCGCCGCCATTCTGTACAGAGAACGCCACGTTTAATGAGCTTTTGTCGGAGTGTGCCTGCACGAAGAATGAAACGATCGACAACTTCTTGACCGTGAATTGCACGAACCTCACCTACACAGGTTTACCTAAGTCTTCAGCTGAGTTTTTCTTCAA TGAGGAGGTCATTCAAAAGTCCGCTGGGTTGGAACCCGAGAACATGGGCGCGCCATTATGGAAGCTGTCGCTATGTCTCCTGTTGTCATGGATTGTAGTTGTACTGTGTCTCATTAAAGGCGTTAAGTCTTCAGGCAAA GTGGTATACTTCACAGCTACCTTCCCTTACATAGTTCTGCTCATACTGTTGGTGCGAGGAGCGCTGTTGGATGGTGCTATCGACGGGGTCAGATTCTTCATAATACCTGAGTGGTCAAAACTACTCGATATAGAG GTGTGGGTTGCCGCTGCGGGGCAGATGTTCTTCTCGCTGTCGGTGTCTTTCGGTGGTATCCTCATGTTCGGCAGCTATAACAAGTTCAGAAACAACGTGTATGG AGACGCGTTGCTCATTAGTGTTATGGATTTGGTGACAAGCGTTATAGCGGGGTTTGTTATATTCACCACCTTTGGCGGCATGGCCAAAACCATTGGGGCCAACGTCACCGACGTCGCTGAAGCAG GTTATGGACTGGCGTTCGTGGCCTACCCAGAAGCGTTGTCCAATTTCCCCTTACCCCAGCTGTGGTCAGTCATCTTCTTTTTCATGCTGTTTACCCTGGGGCTGGACAGTGAG TTCGGGCTGATGGAGACGGTGTTGACCTGCATCCAAGATGAGTTCCCTCATCTCCGGAAGTACAAGAGTTGGCTCTGCGTCGGTCTCGGAGTCGGCTGCTACTTCCTGGCTCTGCCTTGTGTCTGTCCG GGAGGCGACTACGTGGTGACGCTGATGAACGACTTCGGCGCCGACTTCGCAGTCTTGGTGGTGGCATGCTTCGAGTGTATCGCCGTCATGTGGGTCTATG GCGTGATGCGATTCATGAAGGATATCGAATACATGCTTGGGAGTAAACCCCATGTGTGGCCTTACTGGGTGTTCTGTTGGGCTATATCATCACCAATCCTTATCGGG GCTATGTTCATATACCGGATGGTGAAGTTTAAACCTCCTTCCTACCCGAATGATATGGCCTTCCCGGTGTTTGCCCAGATAATAGGCTGGGTCCTTGCTGCTGTTGTCATCATCCCCATTCCCGGATGGTTCCTCTATATATTACTGAAAACACCTGGCTCTATGACCGAG CGacttcgaaaaatattttctccaACACCCGAATGGGGCCCAGCGGATGGAGGAGAGAATTACAGAGTCCGTCCTCAAGACTACCCAATGAAAGGAACCGTCAATCCGGCCTTCACCCAGTAA